From one Ochrobactrum vermis genomic stretch:
- a CDS encoding DUF3775 domain-containing protein, translated as MVELVNNIGNLEFIIAKAREYDVQVPAVDEESGSNASDDSEVDILDASLANPTRKELFAAIRSLNIDERQELLALMWVGRGDFSAEEWDEALSTAADRDNGREAKYLIGTPLLGDYLEEGLVALGFDVEAYDNE; from the coding sequence GTGGTAGAGCTGGTCAACAATATCGGGAATTTGGAATTTATAATCGCCAAAGCCCGGGAATATGATGTTCAGGTTCCCGCAGTTGATGAAGAATCCGGATCTAATGCTAGCGATGACAGTGAAGTTGACATTCTCGACGCTTCACTGGCCAATCCTACCCGCAAAGAGCTTTTTGCCGCCATACGATCCCTGAACATTGATGAACGGCAGGAGTTACTGGCACTCATGTGGGTGGGGCGCGGCGATTTCAGCGCCGAAGAATGGGACGAAGCCCTCTCAACTGCTGCTGATCGTGACAATGGCCGAGAAGCCAAATATCTCATCGGCACGCCGCTTCTCGGCGATTATCTCGAAGAAGGTTTGGTTGCTCTCGGTTTCGACGTCGAAGCCTACGATAATGAATAA
- a CDS encoding aldehyde dehydrogenase family protein, with amino-acid sequence MLQKNLTQKTDFYIDGAWRAPIEAKSIEVINPADEKPYAVISAGSAKDIDLAVAAARKAFPSWSETPAVERVGYIRRIVEIYESRLDEMAKTISLEMGAPIKLARESQAAAGLSHTKAFIAAFENFEFEEILSPKHPNQTVVREPIGVCGLITPWNWPMNQIALKVIPALAVGCTVVLKPSEIAPLSAMLFAEFVDQAGVPKGVFNLVNGEGAIVGEALSQHPDIDMMSFTGSTRAGTAVSRAAAATVKRVSLELGGKSPNIVFADADLEKTIARSLAHCFENTGQSCNAPTRMLVERSVYEKAVELARKVTEGTKVGDPAQEGDHIGPLSSSIQFEKVQTLIQKGIDEGARLVAGGTGRPAGFSEGDFVKPTVFADVNNDMTIAREEIFGPVLAMIPFDTEEDAIAIANDTPYGLAAYIQTGSPERAKRVARKLRAGMVQINGTSRAPGSPFGGYKQSGNGREGGKWGLEDFMEVKLISG; translated from the coding sequence ATGCTTCAGAAAAACCTCACCCAGAAAACAGACTTCTATATCGATGGGGCGTGGCGCGCTCCAATAGAAGCCAAGTCCATCGAGGTCATCAATCCTGCCGATGAAAAGCCTTATGCCGTCATCTCGGCAGGCTCTGCGAAAGACATAGATCTGGCGGTGGCTGCTGCACGCAAGGCTTTTCCATCCTGGAGTGAAACACCGGCAGTAGAACGCGTTGGCTATATCCGTCGTATCGTGGAAATTTATGAATCTCGTCTGGACGAGATGGCCAAGACAATTTCACTCGAAATGGGTGCGCCAATTAAACTCGCACGGGAATCGCAGGCTGCGGCTGGCCTCTCGCATACAAAAGCCTTCATCGCCGCGTTTGAGAACTTTGAATTCGAAGAGATACTTTCCCCGAAGCATCCGAACCAGACGGTTGTGCGCGAACCAATTGGCGTTTGCGGCCTCATTACGCCGTGGAACTGGCCAATGAACCAGATCGCGCTGAAGGTTATTCCTGCGCTAGCGGTCGGTTGCACAGTCGTGTTGAAGCCTTCGGAGATTGCACCTTTATCGGCTATGCTCTTTGCAGAATTTGTGGATCAAGCTGGCGTTCCAAAGGGTGTTTTTAATCTCGTCAATGGCGAAGGCGCTATCGTTGGCGAAGCTCTGTCACAACACCCGGATATCGACATGATGTCGTTCACCGGTTCCACGCGCGCCGGAACAGCGGTTTCCCGCGCAGCAGCAGCAACGGTAAAACGGGTTTCGCTGGAACTCGGCGGTAAGTCGCCAAACATCGTTTTTGCCGACGCTGACCTTGAAAAGACTATCGCGCGCAGCCTCGCTCACTGTTTCGAGAATACCGGACAGTCCTGTAATGCACCGACACGCATGCTTGTCGAACGATCAGTTTATGAGAAGGCGGTTGAACTCGCCAGGAAGGTGACTGAAGGCACGAAGGTCGGCGATCCTGCACAAGAAGGCGATCATATCGGCCCCTTGTCCTCATCGATCCAGTTCGAGAAGGTTCAAACGCTGATCCAGAAAGGCATCGATGAAGGCGCGCGACTTGTGGCAGGCGGCACCGGTCGCCCAGCTGGCTTCTCCGAAGGTGATTTCGTCAAGCCGACTGTCTTTGCTGACGTGAACAATGATATGACGATTGCCCGCGAAGAAATCTTCGGTCCAGTACTGGCCATGATCCCGTTCGATACAGAAGAAGACGCAATCGCTATCGCCAACGATACACCCTACGGGCTTGCAGCTTATATCCAGACCGGAAGCCCGGAACGGGCAAAGCGTGTGGCCCGCAAGCTGCGCGCAGGTATGGTGCAGATCAATGGTACCTCGCGTGCGCCGGGCAGCCCGTTTGGCGGCTACAAGCAATCGGGCAATGGTCGCGAAGGCGGAAAATGGGGTCTGGAAGATTTCATGGAAGTAAAGCTTATCAGTGGCTAA